The following are encoded together in the Poseidonibacter lekithochrous genome:
- a CDS encoding ABC transporter substrate-binding protein, protein MRVNIFFKFIFLTALALTINAKELKIVGAWKITGMEPAQSGYIFSRTQVAETLMTVDKTGKVIPSLAKKIEVSKDGLTWDITLREKVKFHDGSSLNANIVVSNLNREVVLTKSVLRKVPLKSIEAIDNKVQIKLNSQFSPLPAYLAHYSTIILSKNSFDTNGKTTKIIGTGAYKIKSISVPSSVKLTKNENWWNGEANIKDISYLAVPKGESRTLMVKSGEANIAYNIMPISAKTLKRNPNLNTTVVAIPRTSMLKVNAASPYLNNKNLREAISLSINRKGIAKALLHNETLAATQMFPSGVNGWHNTSIKQLTYDIEKAKALLEKEGWKVGKDGYRYKNGKKLEITLDTYASRSLNHIATAIKAQLKKSGIYLKVIIGDYTEIVNKHKDNTLELGLISRNFSLVPNPLGTLLSDYSKGGATWGAMNWDNPSMFKYLDELKKGGQLDIRDKITELLQNELPTIPVVYSELIVVSNKKLKNFYVDPYELNYFLSEIKW, encoded by the coding sequence ATGAGAGTTAATATTTTTTTTAAATTTATATTTTTAACTGCCTTAGCATTAACAATAAATGCTAAAGAGTTGAAAATTGTTGGTGCATGGAAAATAACAGGAATGGAACCTGCACAGTCTGGGTATATTTTTTCAAGAACACAAGTTGCTGAAACATTAATGACAGTTGATAAAACAGGAAAAGTAATACCTTCACTTGCAAAAAAAATTGAAGTATCTAAAGATGGTTTAACGTGGGATATTACATTAAGAGAAAAGGTAAAGTTTCATGATGGAAGTTCATTAAATGCTAATATAGTAGTATCTAATTTAAATAGAGAAGTTGTACTAACAAAAAGTGTATTAAGAAAAGTTCCACTAAAAAGTATTGAAGCAATAGATAACAAAGTGCAAATTAAACTAAACTCACAATTTAGTCCTCTACCTGCTTATCTGGCTCACTATAGTACAATTATCTTATCAAAAAACTCATTTGATACAAATGGAAAAACTACAAAAATCATAGGAACAGGTGCTTATAAAATAAAATCAATTAGTGTTCCATCTTCAGTAAAATTAACAAAAAATGAAAACTGGTGGAATGGAGAAGCAAATATCAAAGATATTAGTTATTTAGCAGTACCAAAGGGTGAATCAAGAACTCTTATGGTTAAAAGTGGAGAAGCAAATATTGCATACAATATTATGCCAATTTCTGCTAAAACTCTAAAGAGAAACCCTAATTTAAACACTACTGTTGTTGCAATTCCAAGAACAAGTATGTTAAAAGTAAACGCTGCATCACCATACTTAAATAACAAAAATTTAAGAGAAGCTATTAGTTTATCTATCAATAGAAAGGGTATTGCAAAAGCACTTTTACACAATGAAACTTTAGCTGCAACACAAATGTTTCCATCAGGAGTAAATGGATGGCACAATACTTCAATAAAGCAATTAACTTACGATATTGAAAAAGCTAAAGCACTTCTAGAAAAAGAAGGATGGAAAGTTGGTAAAGATGGTTATAGATATAAAAATGGAAAAAAACTTGAAATAACTTTAGATACTTATGCAAGTAGATCTCTAAATCATATTGCAACAGCGATAAAAGCACAGCTTAAAAAATCTGGTATTTACTTAAAAGTTATTATTGGAGATTACACAGAAATTGTAAATAAGCATAAAGATAATACTTTAGAATTAGGACTAATTTCAAGAAACTTTTCTCTAGTACCAAATCCTCTTGGAACTCTATTATCAGACTACTCAAAAGGTGGTGCAACATGGGGTGCAATGAATTGGGATAATCCTAGTATGTTTAAATACTTAGATGAATTAAAAAAAGGTGGACAATTAGACATTAGAGATAAGATAACAGAACTTCTACAAAATGAATTACCTACTATTCCAGTTGTATATTCTGAACTAATTGTAGTTTCAAATAAAAAACTAAAAAACTTCTATGTTGATCCATATGAATTAAACTATTTTCTATCAGAAATTAAATGGTAA
- a CDS encoding ABC transporter permease, which produces MVKTLSLRIVQALALALFVHTICFIMMQMLPGDQATQIAAGRYGADSLSIDIAESVSIELGLDKPIIEQYWNSLYHLLTLNLGHSLISGEKVIDAITVQLGYSIYLTAIAFCLSLIIAFPIGVFTGLNAHSKADKLGLLFSVFLKAIPPFVLGIILILILSIQFTLLPPAGYEDFTYMILPALTLALGLSAVSSRVIRESMSDVAQSSYFKYAKYKGLSNRVMIKQHGIKNTSIPILAFLALQSIYLIDGVVVVEAIFAFPGIGQALVEAIFSRDVPMIQGTVLVLGLLFVLINLFIDIISQYLDPRLKSKNA; this is translated from the coding sequence ATGGTAAAAACTCTCTCTTTACGAATAGTACAAGCTTTAGCTCTTGCACTATTCGTACATACTATCTGTTTTATAATGATGCAAATGTTACCAGGTGACCAAGCAACACAAATTGCTGCAGGTCGCTATGGTGCTGATAGTCTAAGTATTGATATTGCAGAAAGTGTATCAATTGAATTAGGACTTGATAAACCAATAATTGAGCAATATTGGAATTCACTTTATCATCTATTAACTTTAAATCTTGGACATTCTTTAATAAGTGGAGAAAAAGTAATTGATGCAATAACAGTTCAACTGGGATATTCTATATATCTAACTGCTATTGCTTTTTGTTTAAGCTTAATAATAGCCTTCCCTATAGGTGTTTTTACTGGATTAAATGCTCATTCTAAAGCTGATAAACTTGGTTTATTATTTTCTGTTTTTCTAAAAGCAATTCCACCATTTGTTCTAGGAATTATACTTATACTTATACTTAGCATACAATTTACACTTTTGCCACCTGCGGGATATGAAGATTTTACTTATATGATTTTGCCAGCATTGACTTTGGCTTTAGGTCTTAGTGCAGTATCAAGTCGTGTAATTAGAGAATCAATGAGTGATGTAGCACAATCAAGTTATTTTAAATATGCAAAATATAAAGGATTAAGTAATAGAGTTATGATTAAACAACATGGCATAAAAAATACATCTATTCCTATTCTTGCTTTTTTAGCCTTACAGTCTATTTATTTAATTGATGGAGTTGTAGTTGTAGAAGCCATCTTTGCATTTCCAGGTATTGGTCAAGCTTTAGTAGAAGCAATATTTAGTAGAGATGTTCCCATGATACAAGGAACAGTTCTAGTTTTAGGATTATTATTTGTATTAATAAATCTTTTTATTGATATTATTTCACAATATTTAGACCCAAGGTTAAAATCAAAAAATGCATAA
- a CDS encoding ABC transporter permease — MHKITNLKYLGIIILSLLLLFAFITPLISNIDPNEQDLMNSLVGISSQYFFGTDQFGRDMFIRLAYATQLSVSLAFFITLSSIIPGILLGVLAAYKSGIIEKSLTLFSDMILALPGLLLILLVISFSPGNTILLHLALSLTLWVEFYKVSRAKTKTILIQPYIEATKLLGFSSFYILRKEIIPGLYGIMITLSTFTMSTAIISLSTLSALGVGVQPPTSELGNMIVDFLPYFDDRPLLIALPTIIIFLLVLSLQLITNKGNKNV, encoded by the coding sequence ATGCATAAAATCACTAATCTAAAATATCTTGGAATTATAATACTAAGTTTATTACTTCTATTTGCTTTTATTACACCCTTAATAAGTAATATTGATCCTAATGAACAAGACTTAATGAATTCACTAGTAGGTATATCATCTCAATACTTTTTTGGAACAGATCAGTTTGGTAGAGATATGTTTATAAGACTTGCCTATGCAACACAACTTTCCGTATCATTAGCTTTTTTTATTACACTTAGTTCTATAATTCCTGGAATATTATTAGGAGTACTTGCAGCATATAAAAGTGGAATAATAGAAAAATCCTTAACATTATTCTCTGATATGATTTTAGCATTACCTGGATTATTACTTATTCTATTAGTTATCTCTTTTTCTCCAGGAAATACTATTCTTTTACATCTTGCTCTTTCACTAACATTATGGGTTGAGTTTTATAAAGTTAGTCGGGCAAAAACTAAAACAATTTTAATTCAACCATATATTGAAGCTACTAAGTTATTAGGCTTTTCATCTTTTTATATCTTACGAAAAGAGATTATTCCTGGACTTTATGGAATAATGATTACTTTATCAACTTTTACCATGAGTACTGCAATTATATCTTTATCAACACTAAGTGCTCTAGGGGTTGGAGTACAACCACCAACTTCTGAACTTGGTAATATGATAGTTGATTTTCTTCCATATTTTGATGACAGACCATTATTAATTGCCTTACCCACGATAATTATCTTTTTATTAGTTTTATCATTACAATTAATTACAAATAAAGGTAATAAAAATGTTTAG
- a CDS encoding ABC transporter ATP-binding protein, with the protein MFSKLKIINLSIFTDNKILLENINLVIKQGEPLVLLGESGSGKSLIIDAVMGSLDSKLNLKGEIYLDDLDLLRLSNKQRRALWGKKIALLPQEPSRALDPTMKIVNQVSEVHQYIHKRGKKKSYKHSLKDLKDVSLDSFEDSYPFELSGGMCQRLTIAITHASNAQVLLADEPTKGLDQALCKNVAKRLNKEINDNRLLLVVTHDIEVAKYIKGTLGVIVDGKLVEYNTHKNIFTSPQHPYTKKLLQSDSSNWEIEKAKESNQILIEAKNISKIYGENKLYENLNITLKKGEITSIVGKSGCGKSTLGDILLGIKKPTKGKVITSILSPIQLQKIYQDPPSVFLPHQTLLEGFEDLIKLHKLCMHMLYDWFNKMKLDRELLNRKPSEVSGGQLQRMAIIRVLLLKPSIIFADEITSRLDPITQQAIIYLLVDIVKKEQLSLLLITHDLQIAQKISNKIIQL; encoded by the coding sequence ATGTTTAGTAAACTAAAAATAATTAATTTATCTATTTTTACAGATAATAAAATATTACTAGAAAATATAAATCTAGTTATTAAACAAGGTGAACCACTTGTGCTTTTAGGAGAATCAGGTTCAGGAAAATCTTTAATTATTGATGCTGTAATGGGTAGTTTAGATAGTAAATTAAATCTTAAAGGAGAAATCTACTTAGATGATTTAGATTTATTACGTTTATCAAATAAGCAAAGAAGAGCTTTATGGGGTAAAAAAATTGCCTTATTACCACAAGAACCTTCACGTGCACTTGATCCTACAATGAAAATTGTAAATCAAGTTAGTGAAGTACATCAATATATTCATAAAAGAGGTAAGAAAAAGAGCTATAAACACAGTTTAAAGGATTTAAAAGATGTATCATTAGATAGTTTTGAAGACTCATATCCTTTTGAATTATCAGGTGGAATGTGTCAACGGCTAACCATTGCTATTACTCATGCTTCTAATGCACAAGTTTTATTAGCCGATGAACCAACAAAAGGTCTAGACCAGGCACTTTGTAAAAATGTTGCAAAAAGATTAAATAAAGAAATTAATGACAATCGTTTACTTCTTGTTGTTACACATGATATAGAAGTTGCAAAATATATTAAAGGTACTTTAGGTGTAATTGTAGATGGTAAATTAGTAGAATATAATACACATAAAAATATTTTTACAAGTCCTCAACACCCCTATACTAAAAAACTTCTACAAAGTGATAGTTCAAACTGGGAAATTGAAAAAGCAAAAGAATCTAATCAAATTCTTATTGAAGCAAAAAATATTTCTAAAATTTATGGGGAAAATAAACTTTACGAGAACCTAAATATCACTTTAAAAAAAGGTGAGATAACATCAATAGTTGGAAAAAGTGGTTGTGGGAAAAGTACACTAGGAGATATTTTGCTTGGCATTAAAAAACCAACAAAGGGTAAAGTTATAACTTCAATTCTTAGTCCAATTCAACTTCAGAAAATCTATCAAGACCCACCTAGTGTATTCTTACCACACCAAACTTTATTAGAAGGCTTTGAAGATCTTATTAAACTTCATAAACTTTGTATGCATATGTTATATGATTGGTTTAATAAAATGAAACTAGATAGAGAACTTTTAAATAGAAAACCATCAGAAGTATCTGGTGGACAATTACAACGTATGGCAATAATCAGAGTACTTCTTTTAAAGCCATCTATTATTTTTGCAGATGAAATCACGTCAAGGTTAGATCCAATTACACAGCAAGCAATCATTTATTTATTAGTAGATATAGTTAAAAAAGAGCAGTTATCACTACTTTTAATAACACATGATTTACAAATAGCACAAAAAATATCAAATAAAATTATACAATTATGA
- a CDS encoding MATE family efflux transporter: MTSTKLSYREYLTLAIPFVISTVTQPLLGAVDTAVLGRLDDSSFMGGVAIGAVIFNTLYWLLGFLRVSTSGFAAQSLGTLSDKDSLYAFLRPAIIAFILGLAFIVLQNPIKIGAESIFGIDSNVWESTIVYYDILIWGAPLVLISYVNLGWLMGRKLIKETLYLQVSMNVINIVLDIVFVLYFEMGVYGVAYATLFSQAFGFFVGVYLITRQISVNKIFHIYSDLFEKEVFSKIMGVNTDFLIRTICLLIMTNMFIAKGSSFGKEVLAANAVLFQLQYIIAYLYDGFANASSVYTGKAIGEKNLDAYKRIIKVSNISTIYLNIICVVIIAIFSNELILLFTNIKNVIDIAQDHSFWLILFPIVIGHGLTYAGLYNGATFTAPVRDSMILALIVFLVAYSFLIPIYGNHGLWLAFILFSLARTIMFFIYLKKMQRCLF, encoded by the coding sequence ATGACAAGTACTAAACTAAGCTATAGAGAATACCTTACTCTTGCAATTCCTTTTGTAATTTCAACAGTTACTCAACCACTTTTAGGTGCTGTAGATACTGCTGTTTTAGGAAGATTAGATGATTCATCTTTTATGGGTGGTGTTGCTATTGGTGCAGTTATATTTAATACTCTATATTGGCTTTTAGGTTTTTTAAGAGTTAGTACATCAGGATTTGCTGCACAATCACTTGGTACCTTAAGTGATAAAGATTCACTTTATGCTTTTTTACGCCCTGCCATTATTGCTTTTATTTTAGGCTTAGCTTTTATTGTACTACAAAACCCTATTAAAATTGGAGCTGAATCTATTTTTGGTATAGATTCAAATGTATGGGAATCAACAATTGTATATTATGATATATTAATTTGGGGAGCTCCACTTGTATTAATTTCCTATGTTAATCTTGGCTGGTTAATGGGAAGAAAACTTATAAAAGAAACTCTATATCTACAAGTCTCTATGAATGTAATAAATATTGTTCTTGATATAGTATTTGTATTGTATTTTGAAATGGGTGTTTATGGTGTTGCTTATGCTACACTTTTTTCTCAAGCCTTTGGCTTTTTTGTAGGAGTATATTTAATAACTAGGCAAATTTCAGTAAATAAAATTTTCCATATTTATAGTGATCTTTTTGAAAAAGAGGTTTTTTCTAAAATTATGGGAGTAAATACAGATTTTCTTATTCGAACAATTTGTTTACTTATTATGACTAATATGTTTATTGCAAAAGGAAGTTCATTTGGTAAAGAAGTACTTGCAGCAAATGCTGTTTTATTTCAACTACAATATATCATAGCCTATTTATATGATGGGTTTGCAAATGCTTCAAGTGTGTATACAGGAAAAGCTATAGGAGAAAAAAATCTTGATGCGTATAAAAGAATCATAAAAGTATCAAATATTTCTACAATATATCTTAATATAATTTGTGTTGTAATTATAGCAATATTTTCAAATGAATTAATTCTACTTTTTACTAATATAAAAAATGTAATAGATATTGCACAAGACCATAGTTTCTGGCTAATTTTATTTCCTATTGTAATAGGACATGGACTTACCTATGCAGGACTTTACAATGGAGCTACATTCACAGCCCCAGTAAGAGATTCTATGATTTTAGCTTTAATTGTTTTTCTTGTAGCTTATAGTTTTTTAATACCAATTTATGGAAATCATGGGTTATGGCTTGCCTTTATACTCTTTAGTTTAGCTAGAACTATAATGTTTTTTATTTATCTAAAGAAAATGCAGAGGTGCCTTTTTTAG
- a CDS encoding PAS domain-containing protein translates to MNYREKILNDNAFLVSETDAKGIITYANDEFCNVAEYKLEELVGMPHNIVRHDDMPKAAFDDLWNTVKDDKVWQGFVKNKSKSGSFYWVYATVYPYKNEKGELCYMSCRRKPRQNDISEIEKRYKSMR, encoded by the coding sequence ATGAATTACAGAGAAAAAATATTAAATGATAATGCCTTTTTAGTTAGTGAAACAGATGCTAAAGGAATCATTACATATGCAAACGATGAATTTTGTAACGTTGCTGAGTATAAACTAGAAGAGTTAGTTGGAATGCCTCACAATATAGTAAGACATGATGATATGCCAAAAGCTGCTTTTGATGATCTATGGAATACTGTAAAAGATGATAAAGTTTGGCAAGGTTTTGTAAAAAACAAATCTAAATCAGGAAGTTTTTATTGGGTATACGCAACAGTATATCCATACAAAAATGAAAAAGGTGAGCTATGTTATATGTCTTGTAGAAGAAAACCAAGACAAAATGATATTAGTGAAATAGAAAAAAGATATAAAAGTATGAGATAA
- a CDS encoding methyl-accepting chemotaxis protein, translated as MGNLSIAKKFSLIATIVTVLMLIIGYLILNKYKNDLTLEVYTGVKNELNNLSDLKIKSKFDVGISNAISISNDAKIQEALKENNRNLAKEALSSLSINMKKSTPFKNIKVHIHTKDTKSFLRSWKPEKFGDDLKSFRKSVLKVSTNNIAVNTFEVGKAGLSIRAVVAIFDSISNTHLGSLEFMQGINSVAKSFDKTGDAFLLLMNSSVSISNINDNKRLQNYVISQKFINNDLVQDSKTIDFNVLMKEGYLISDKYFYSYIDVKDFNGKKLGIALSARPLEKVMIAVDHTSSIIWTALIILVVALLLSMIVSLINMKKNILAPIFNLKDSINNISKNSSSDSQRLEITSQDEIGDLVKSFNEYLDSIEKGVNQDREVISEAKGIIEKVNAGLLNDTIKNKAHSSEVDSLVSEINNMIKTMHKNLLILSDTLVALSNAKYDHKVPHIEGLTGIVASLMSGTKVTQSTINEVMCLIDESNNKLTNSAGELSNASIKLSDSSNAQAASLEQTAAAIEEISATINKSSETAMQMSTYAQNVTKSNNSGKALASRTSESMEELGEEVNAIHEAISVIDQIAFQTNILSLNAAVEAATAGEAGKGFAVVAAEVRNLASRSAEAAKEIKDLVESATSKAKTGKEITTEMIDGYNELNENISTTIGLIEDVANASKEQQQAMSQITDTVNSLDQATQQNASLASNISTMAQTTTGLAQQLQSAVNKTSFDMDAKKRICNTDMIFDLNKLKSDHIVFKNTNFAQCKQGFRFTVKNDHECNLGKWIDANEDSEFAQSAEWTQLKIAHKKVHCMVQDTVDLYADDYENGQLFAVTENIEKNIDIVFDLLNKIREINCNK; from the coding sequence ATGGGGAATTTAAGTATTGCAAAGAAGTTTTCACTTATTGCTACGATTGTAACGGTATTAATGCTAATTATTGGCTATTTAATACTAAACAAGTATAAAAATGATTTAACTTTAGAAGTTTACACAGGGGTAAAAAATGAGTTGAATAATCTGTCTGATTTAAAGATAAAATCAAAATTTGATGTTGGTATTTCAAACGCAATATCAATATCAAATGACGCTAAAATTCAAGAGGCATTAAAAGAAAATAATAGAAATCTTGCAAAAGAAGCACTTTCAAGTTTATCTATTAATATGAAAAAATCTACGCCTTTTAAGAATATCAAAGTACATATTCATACTAAAGATACAAAATCTTTTTTAAGATCATGGAAACCTGAAAAATTTGGTGATGATTTAAAATCATTTAGAAAAAGTGTATTAAAAGTAAGTACTAATAATATTGCTGTTAATACTTTTGAAGTTGGAAAAGCTGGTTTAAGCATCCGAGCTGTTGTTGCAATCTTCGATTCTATATCTAATACTCATTTAGGTTCATTAGAGTTTATGCAAGGAATTAATTCTGTTGCAAAGTCTTTTGATAAAACTGGTGATGCTTTTTTATTATTAATGAACTCATCTGTATCTATTTCTAATATTAATGATAATAAAAGATTACAAAACTATGTAATTTCTCAAAAGTTTATTAATAATGATTTAGTTCAAGATAGTAAAACTATTGATTTTAATGTTTTAATGAAAGAGGGGTATCTTATTAGTGATAAGTACTTTTATTCATACATTGATGTAAAAGATTTTAATGGTAAAAAATTAGGAATTGCATTAAGTGCAAGACCACTTGAAAAGGTAATGATTGCAGTTGATCATACTTCATCTATTATTTGGACGGCATTGATTATTCTTGTTGTTGCATTATTATTAAGTATGATAGTTTCTTTAATCAATATGAAAAAAAATATTCTAGCACCTATTTTTAATCTAAAAGATTCTATTAATAATATTTCAAAAAATAGTAGTTCTGATTCTCAAAGACTTGAAATTACTTCACAAGACGAAATAGGGGATTTAGTAAAATCTTTCAATGAGTATTTAGACTCTATTGAGAAAGGTGTAAATCAAGATAGAGAAGTGATTTCAGAAGCAAAAGGAATAATTGAAAAAGTAAATGCTGGTTTATTAAATGATACTATCAAAAATAAAGCTCATTCATCAGAGGTTGATTCTTTAGTTAGTGAGATTAATAATATGATTAAAACAATGCATAAAAATTTATTGATTCTATCAGATACATTAGTAGCATTATCAAATGCAAAATATGATCATAAAGTTCCACATATCGAGGGACTTACAGGTATTGTAGCTTCACTAATGAGTGGAACAAAAGTAACTCAATCTACTATTAATGAAGTAATGTGTTTAATTGATGAATCTAATAACAAATTAACTAATAGTGCAGGGGAATTATCTAATGCTTCTATTAAATTAAGTGATTCATCAAATGCACAAGCTGCATCGCTAGAGCAGACAGCTGCTGCTATTGAAGAGATTTCTGCAACTATTAACAAAAGTAGTGAAACTGCAATGCAAATGTCTACTTATGCTCAGAATGTTACAAAGTCAAATAACTCAGGAAAAGCATTAGCTTCAAGAACATCTGAATCTATGGAAGAGTTAGGGGAAGAAGTAAATGCAATTCATGAAGCTATTTCTGTTATTGATCAGATAGCCTTCCAAACAAATATTCTTTCACTAAATGCAGCTGTAGAAGCGGCAACTGCTGGAGAAGCTGGTAAGGGATTTGCAGTAGTTGCTGCGGAAGTTCGAAATCTTGCATCAAGAAGTGCAGAAGCTGCTAAAGAGATTAAAGATTTAGTAGAAAGTGCTACTTCAAAAGCTAAAACTGGTAAAGAAATTACAACTGAAATGATTGACGGTTATAATGAACTAAATGAAAATATCAGTACTACCATTGGTCTTATTGAAGATGTTGCAAATGCATCAAAAGAACAACAACAAGCAATGAGCCAAATTACAGATACAGTAAACTCACTTGACCAAGCTACACAACAAAATGCTTCATTAGCATCAAATATTAGTACTATGGCTCAAACAACTACAGGTTTAGCGCAACAATTACAATCTGCTGTAAATAAAACAAGTTTTGATATGGATGCAAAAAAGAGAATCTGTAATACTGATATGATTTTTGATTTAAATAAATTAAAATCAGATCATATTGTATTTAAAAATACAAATTTCGCTCAATGTAAACAAGGTTTTAGATTTACTGTTAAAAATGATCATGAGTGTAACTTAGGTAAGTGGATTGATGCAAATGAGGATTCAGAGTTTGCACAATCAGCTGAGTGGACACAATTAAAAATCGCACATAAAAAAGTTCACTGTATGGTACAAGATACAGTAGATTTATATGCAGATGATTATGAAAATGGACAGCTTTTTGCTGTTACAGAAAACATAGAGAAAAATATTGATATAGTGTTTGATTTATTAAACAAAATTAGAGAAATTAATTGTAATAAATAG
- a CDS encoding aldo/keto reductase has product MDFRYIGKSGLRVSSICMGTMTFGSSTSKEEAFRIMDKAYDRGINFFDTAELYPVPPKANTAGITEDWVGDWLQTKDRDSIILATKVAGAASGWFVPPIRHGLTAIDSFHIKKAVEGSLKKLKTDYIDLYQMHWPDAVVPIEESMKAFDELIKEGKVRYLGTSNDSAYGLTKANEVSKYNNLARFESIQNNFSLLNPRFHDELANVCEKENISLLPYSPIAGGVLSGKYNNGLYPENCRFTSYITNKNPRVQAMAHRFVNDKTIEATKRYMVLAKEYGISPVTLAVAYSKHFYFVASTIIGARELGQLDESLAAFDFKIDDELMKKIEEIQKDILYPMG; this is encoded by the coding sequence ATGGATTTTAGATATATAGGAAAAAGTGGATTAAGAGTATCTTCTATTTGTATGGGAACGATGACTTTTGGTTCTAGTACATCTAAAGAAGAAGCATTTAGAATAATGGATAAAGCTTATGATAGAGGAATAAACTTTTTTGATACAGCTGAGCTTTATCCAGTTCCTCCAAAAGCTAATACAGCAGGTATTACAGAAGACTGGGTAGGGGATTGGTTACAAACTAAAGATAGAGATTCTATTATACTTGCTACAAAAGTTGCAGGAGCTGCTTCTGGATGGTTTGTTCCACCTATTAGGCATGGTCTTACTGCTATAGATTCTTTTCATATTAAAAAAGCAGTAGAAGGAAGTCTAAAAAAATTAAAAACTGATTATATTGATCTTTATCAAATGCATTGGCCTGATGCTGTTGTACCTATTGAAGAGAGCATGAAAGCTTTTGATGAGCTTATCAAAGAAGGAAAAGTAAGATACTTAGGTACTTCAAATGATTCTGCTTATGGACTTACAAAAGCAAATGAAGTTTCAAAATATAATAATTTAGCTAGATTTGAATCTATTCAAAATAACTTCTCTTTATTAAACCCAAGATTTCATGATGAACTTGCAAATGTTTGTGAAAAAGAGAACATCTCACTTTTACCTTACTCTCCAATTGCAGGAGGAGTTTTATCTGGTAAATATAATAATGGACTATATCCTGAAAATTGTAGATTCACTTCTTATATTACAAATAAGAATCCAAGAGTCCAAGCCATGGCACATAGATTTGTAAATGATAAAACTATAGAAGCTACTAAAAGATATATGGTATTAGCTAAAGAGTATGGAATCTCTCCTGTAACTCTTGCAGTTGCTTACTCTAAACATTTTTATTTTGTAGCATCTACTATTATTGGTGCTAGAGAATTAGGACAATTAGATGAGTCTTTAGCTGCATTTGATTTTAAAATTGATGATGAATTAATGAAAAAAATAGAAGAAATTCAAAAAGATATTTTATATCCTATGGGATAA